The Sporomusaceae bacterium genome includes a window with the following:
- a CDS encoding amidohydrolase family protein, whose translation MLIKAGLLIDGSGALPGIDRFIAVDNGKIVAVGGEDDFAAAQVEQAVDYSPYTVLPGLIDSHVHLFLEGIDDIEKRRCRLREGREIMLFRAARNLELTLRKGVTTVRDLGGPYGIATTLKRAVSEKKILGPRVLTCHRSISVPGGHFHYAGGREAAGPEEIAQAVREQIAAGADCVKLMATGLVDFRTEQTGVPELSSDDIEAAVAEAQRLGRPVSVHANGAVGVRSALIAKVDTIEHGILMGEKTVDLFGEGPAYWVPTLSPLRQMLACSKSHPAATMPEAGLERIYNGHYALVSRGINAGSGIIAGTDAGSLGVAHGEVWQELALLAACGLSPLAAIQAATGKSASAVGVGDFTGTIEPGKAADLLVIRGNPLDNMGFLRNVVQVFKEGVNIFADSQAV comes from the coding sequence ATGCTGATTAAGGCGGGACTGCTCATTGACGGCAGCGGCGCTCTACCGGGCATCGACCGCTTTATTGCCGTGGATAACGGTAAAATCGTTGCGGTTGGCGGCGAGGATGATTTTGCCGCAGCGCAGGTCGAGCAAGCGGTGGACTACTCGCCTTACACCGTGCTGCCCGGCCTGATTGACAGCCATGTTCATTTATTCCTCGAAGGGATCGACGACATCGAGAAACGCCGGTGCCGCTTGCGGGAAGGGCGGGAAATCATGCTCTTCCGGGCCGCCCGGAACCTGGAACTGACTCTCCGCAAAGGAGTAACCACCGTCAGAGATTTAGGCGGTCCCTACGGCATCGCAACAACCTTAAAACGAGCTGTCAGCGAAAAGAAAATACTCGGTCCGCGGGTGCTTACCTGCCACCGGTCGATATCCGTCCCCGGCGGGCATTTTCACTACGCCGGTGGCCGGGAAGCAGCCGGACCGGAGGAAATTGCCCAGGCGGTCCGCGAGCAGATCGCAGCGGGCGCGGACTGCGTCAAGCTTATGGCGACCGGGTTGGTGGACTTCCGGACCGAACAGACCGGTGTTCCCGAGTTGTCCAGTGATGACATCGAGGCGGCCGTGGCCGAGGCACAGCGCCTGGGCCGTCCGGTCAGCGTTCACGCTAACGGCGCTGTCGGCGTGAGAAGTGCGCTAATCGCCAAAGTTGATACCATCGAACATGGCATCCTAATGGGCGAAAAGACGGTTGATCTCTTTGGCGAAGGCCCGGCTTACTGGGTACCGACGCTTTCGCCTTTACGGCAAATGCTCGCCTGCAGCAAGTCACATCCTGCCGCAACGATGCCCGAAGCCGGGCTGGAGCGGATATACAACGGGCATTACGCGTTGGTCAGTCGGGGAATCAATGCCGGAAGCGGTATAATTGCCGGCACGGACGCCGGGTCTTTGGGCGTGGCTCACGGCGAAGTCTGGCAGGAGCTTGCGCTGTTGGCCGCTTGCGGCCTGTCGCCATTGGCGGCGATACAGGCCGCGACCGGAAAATCCGCAAGCGCTGTCGGGGTCGGGGATTTCACCGGCACGATAGAGCCTGGCAAGGCAGCCGACTTGCTGGTTATTCGCGGTAATCCTCTCGATAATATGGGCTTTTTGCGCAATGTTGTCCAGGTATTCAAAGAGGGGGTTAATATTTTTGCCGATAGCCAAGCGGTATAA
- a CDS encoding methylenetetrahydrofolate reductase: MSEPATQDGREFTTESKLERLFARGEFVVTSEIGPQKGASADSIIHHTEESRTYCDGFNITDNQSAVVRLSSIAGAVHILRHGGNPIMQMTCRDRNRIAIQSDLLGAYSLGIRDVLCLSGDHQSFGNHPSAKNVFDIDSIQLIALVKMMRDEKKMLSGEEMKNEPRFYIGAVESPFGDPLELRVMRLAKKVRAGAQFIQTQAIFDVEQFANWMSLVRSAGLDQRVNIMAGVIPVKSVRALKYMKENVAGISVPDELVERMAKAENPQEEGKAIAVELIAKLRNIAGVKGIHIMPVGWEAVLPEIVTRAGLQARPVID, from the coding sequence ATGAGTGAACCGGCAACACAGGACGGGCGGGAGTTTACGACGGAAAGCAAACTGGAGAGGCTATTCGCCAGGGGCGAATTTGTCGTTACCTCGGAAATCGGCCCGCAAAAAGGAGCCTCGGCGGACAGTATAATTCATCACACCGAGGAATCCAGAACATATTGCGACGGGTTTAATATCACCGACAACCAAAGCGCTGTCGTCAGGCTCTCCAGCATCGCCGGCGCAGTGCATATCCTGCGGCACGGCGGCAATCCCATTATGCAGATGACCTGCCGGGATCGGAACCGGATCGCTATCCAGAGCGATCTGCTGGGTGCTTATAGCCTGGGGATCCGCGATGTACTTTGCCTGAGCGGCGATCATCAATCCTTCGGCAATCACCCGTCCGCCAAAAATGTCTTCGACATTGATTCCATCCAGCTCATCGCCCTGGTAAAAATGATGCGCGACGAGAAGAAGATGCTGAGCGGGGAGGAGATGAAAAACGAACCGCGTTTTTATATCGGCGCGGTCGAAAGCCCCTTCGGCGACCCGCTTGAACTGAGGGTGATGCGGCTGGCCAAAAAGGTCCGGGCCGGGGCCCAGTTCATCCAGACCCAGGCCATTTTCGATGTCGAGCAGTTTGCTAACTGGATGAGCCTTGTACGCAGTGCCGGCCTTGACCAGCGGGTGAATATCATGGCCGGGGTCATACCCGTGAAGTCAGTTCGGGCTCTTAAATATATGAAGGAAAATGTGGCCGGCATCAGCGTGCCCGACGAGCTTGTCGAGCGGATGGCAAAAGCGGAGAACCCGCAGGAAGAAGGCAAAGCCATTGCCGTCGAGCTGATTGCGAAGCTCCGGAATATTGCCGGGGTAAAGGGAATTCACATCATGCCGGTTGGCTGGGAAGCCGTCCTGCCGGAGATTGTTACCCGCGCCGGGCTGCAGGCGCGGCCTGTTATCGACTGA
- a CDS encoding methylenetetrahydrofolate reductase C-terminal domain-containing protein, translated as MIVAEQKPLAEIAESIKDAKKVLVVGCGGCVTVCLSGGQKEVDILATSLRILRKKDGKPIDTATETLERQCDKEYVDKLAEKVQAAECVVSLACGVGVQYLAERYPDKVIIPAQNTKFIGGTTEHGIWEERCALCGECILARTGGICPIIRCSKSILNGPCGGSQGGKCEVNPDTPCAWTLIYEQLKRQGREAALGEIFPVKDWSKSRDGGPRKYVREDVLL; from the coding sequence ATGATCGTCGCCGAACAAAAGCCATTGGCCGAGATAGCGGAAAGCATCAAGGATGCCAAAAAGGTACTTGTTGTCGGCTGTGGGGGCTGTGTAACCGTTTGCTTGTCCGGCGGCCAGAAAGAAGTGGATATTCTGGCCACCAGCCTGCGTATTCTGCGGAAAAAAGATGGCAAGCCGATCGATACGGCGACGGAAACGCTGGAGCGCCAGTGCGACAAAGAGTATGTCGACAAGCTTGCGGAGAAAGTGCAGGCGGCCGAATGCGTCGTGTCGCTGGCCTGCGGAGTGGGTGTCCAGTACTTGGCTGAGCGGTATCCGGACAAGGTAATCATCCCGGCCCAGAATACGAAGTTTATCGGCGGCACGACCGAACACGGCATCTGGGAGGAGCGCTGCGCCCTCTGCGGCGAGTGTATCCTGGCCCGCACCGGCGGCATCTGCCCGATCATTCGCTGTTCGAAGAGCATCCTCAATGGTCCGTGCGGCGGCTCGCAGGGCGGCAAATGCGAAGTCAACCCGGACACCCCGTGCGCCTGGACGCTTATCTATGAACAACTGAAGCGCCAGGGCCGGGAAGCCGCCCTGGGCGAGATCTTTCCGGTGAAGGACTGGTCGAAATCCCGCGACGGCGGTCCCCGCAAGTATGTAAGGGAGGATGTGCTCCTATGA
- a CDS encoding hydrogenase iron-sulfur subunit: MSAFEPRIIAFCCYYCAYSAADLAGSMRLQYPANIRMIELPCSGKIEHNMLLTAFEEGADGVYVAGCMEGDCHYLKGNIRARKRVEYVKKLLDELGIGGERLEMYNLSSSMGPRFAEIANEMTERIRALGPSPLNKAHSQTKKDGEEA, encoded by the coding sequence GTGAGTGCTTTCGAGCCGAGGATAATCGCTTTCTGTTGTTACTATTGCGCATATTCGGCGGCCGATCTGGCCGGCTCCATGCGCCTGCAATACCCGGCCAACATCCGGATGATCGAGCTTCCCTGCTCGGGCAAGATCGAGCATAACATGCTGCTCACCGCCTTCGAGGAAGGGGCGGACGGCGTCTATGTGGCCGGCTGCATGGAGGGCGATTGCCATTATCTCAAAGGAAATATCCGAGCCCGCAAGCGGGTGGAATATGTTAAAAAACTCCTCGACGAACTGGGCATCGGCGGCGAGCGGCTGGAGATGTATAATTTGTCGAGCTCGATGGGGCCGCGGTTCGCGGAAATCGCCAACGAGATGACCGAGCGCATCCGGGCGCTGGGGCCGAGTCCTTTGAACAAGGCGCATAGCCAGACAAAGAAAGATGGTGAAGAAGCATGA
- a CDS encoding FAD-dependent oxidoreductase — MANTDAIGSVLVLGGGIAGMQAALDLAGGGYLVHMVTDEPSIGGKMAQLDKTFPTNECSMCLLGPKMSDCLSHPNIIIHTNSRLEGLEGEAGRFTARVRKNARYVDINECTACGDCADACPVNVKDSFNQGMGTRKAVYKLFPQSVPNRFLIDKRGTPPCRQTCPAGTNVQGYVALVSQGKFAAALEVIHRRLPFAGICGRICHHPCETECNRREIDEPLAIAAIKRAAADYGWDDLIKAENPPLTPTRKERVAVIGGGPAGLTAAYDLVAKGYRVTIFEALPSPGGWLKYGIPQYRLPAEVVQREIDNLLRHSIEVRVNTRVGADITLDEIKSQYDVILVAAGVQKSRDLPIEGAGLTGVLPGVGFLRDINLGKDSRVGKKVVVIGGGNVAMDVARSAKRQGGEEVHVVCLESRDEMPAHVWEIDEAEGEGVILHPGWGPRRIAGSGDGRVSAVEFRACTAVFDGDKRFNPQYDEMCSMLLEADTVIMAIGQAADLDFLRGQDAVATARGTIAADPITKATGDARVFACGDIAHGPASVIEAVASAHEAAISIDRYLNGSPLDSGREKSFQDKIGQPADTPVNPASRRPQRFAPAADRAGDYREVALGMTREVAIEEANRCLNCGICSECLQCEKVCKKQVICHADADEAVDLPVGAVVLTPGFDVYDAALKGEYGYGVYPNVISSLEFERLLSSTGPTVGHVVRPSDQAAPRKVAFIQCVGSRECADGGAEYCSSICCMYSTKEALIAREHDAGIEPTIFYLDMRSYGKNFDKYVDAAQRGGVRYVRAMISTVKEDPVTGNLFIKYISETGEIVDEEFDLVVLAVGVRPPKQAGELMAAVGIEANPYGFAATAPFSPTETTRAGIYVAGAFQGPRDIPETVVSASAAAAKAGELLTDARNTLKREKVYPPERDVTTEEPRIGVFICECGINIASVVSVPEVVAYAQKLPGVIHCQDNLYTCSQDTLKRMKEIIEEKGLNRVVVASCTMRTHQPLFREMLREAGLNQFYFEMANIRDQCSWVHRGEPANATEKAKDLVRMAVAKVRHHEALNLHSVPVINSLLVIGGGVAGMTAALTAARQGFAAYIVEKEAELGGHAREVYQDFDGNDVQARLRQLIADTGSHPLVKVFTASEAVGFSGHAGHFVTTIRARQTGAETSIDHGAVIVATGVQERLPTGYLCGEDSRVVTTTAFEKMVAAGQPLAARQIVMIQCAGSRNDELNYCSRTCCGQALKNAIALKERQPDTDIFILYRDIRTYGFMEKLYKEARAKGIRFILYTPDRKPVVTRDGDGLCCDFYEPSLKTIIAVKPELVVLAPGTVPSDTARGLGMLLKVPVNEDGFFVETHAKLGPIDFPTQGIYLCGGAHSPKSVDEAICQAQGAVARAATILSRDNLMAGGVVATVDQDKCAACLTCVRICPYSVPRIDASWKAYIEPVQCHGCGSCAGECPNKAIQLQHYKDHQVLDKIRGLFKEVSA, encoded by the coding sequence ATGGCAAACACCGATGCAATAGGCTCCGTTCTCGTTCTTGGCGGCGGCATCGCCGGCATGCAAGCGGCTCTCGACCTTGCGGGCGGCGGCTATCTTGTCCACATGGTTACCGACGAACCATCCATCGGCGGCAAGATGGCTCAGCTCGACAAAACCTTCCCGACGAACGAATGCTCGATGTGCCTGCTGGGTCCCAAGATGAGCGACTGCCTGAGCCACCCCAATATCATCATCCATACCAACTCACGGCTGGAAGGCCTTGAGGGCGAGGCGGGCCGGTTCACCGCCCGCGTGCGGAAAAACGCCAGGTACGTCGATATCAACGAATGCACGGCCTGCGGCGACTGCGCCGACGCCTGCCCGGTAAACGTCAAGGACAGCTTCAACCAGGGGATGGGTACAAGGAAAGCGGTGTATAAGCTTTTCCCTCAGTCGGTGCCCAACCGCTTCCTGATCGACAAGCGCGGGACTCCGCCGTGCCGCCAGACTTGCCCGGCCGGCACCAACGTCCAGGGGTATGTCGCCTTGGTTTCGCAGGGTAAATTCGCCGCGGCGCTGGAGGTCATCCACCGCAGGCTGCCCTTTGCCGGCATCTGCGGCCGCATCTGCCATCATCCCTGCGAGACGGAGTGCAACCGCCGGGAGATCGACGAGCCGCTGGCTATCGCCGCCATCAAACGGGCGGCGGCCGACTATGGCTGGGACGATCTTATAAAAGCCGAAAACCCACCGCTCACCCCGACCCGCAAAGAGAGAGTGGCCGTTATCGGCGGCGGTCCGGCGGGCCTGACGGCCGCCTATGACCTTGTCGCCAAAGGCTACCGCGTCACCATCTTCGAAGCGTTACCCAGTCCGGGGGGCTGGCTGAAATATGGCATTCCCCAATACCGCCTGCCGGCGGAAGTCGTCCAGCGGGAAATCGATAACCTGCTGAGGCATAGTATCGAGGTGCGCGTCAACACCAGGGTCGGCGCAGATATTACTCTCGATGAAATAAAGTCTCAGTACGATGTTATCCTTGTCGCCGCCGGCGTCCAGAAAAGCCGCGACCTGCCCATTGAGGGCGCCGGGCTGACAGGCGTTCTGCCGGGCGTCGGGTTCCTGCGCGATATAAATCTGGGCAAGGACTCCCGGGTTGGCAAGAAAGTAGTCGTTATCGGCGGCGGCAACGTAGCCATGGACGTGGCCCGTTCGGCCAAGCGCCAGGGCGGCGAGGAAGTGCATGTCGTCTGCCTGGAGTCGCGGGATGAGATGCCGGCCCATGTATGGGAGATCGATGAGGCCGAGGGCGAAGGGGTAATTCTTCATCCCGGCTGGGGCCCCCGCCGCATCGCCGGCAGCGGCGATGGCCGGGTAAGCGCTGTTGAATTCAGGGCCTGCACGGCGGTTTTCGATGGCGATAAGCGCTTCAATCCCCAGTACGACGAAATGTGTTCAATGCTCCTCGAGGCGGACACCGTCATCATGGCTATCGGCCAGGCGGCCGATCTTGATTTCCTCCGCGGACAGGATGCTGTGGCTACGGCGCGGGGAACTATCGCCGCCGATCCCATCACCAAGGCGACCGGCGACGCCCGTGTTTTCGCTTGCGGCGACATCGCCCACGGTCCGGCCTCGGTGATTGAAGCGGTGGCCAGCGCTCACGAAGCCGCCATATCTATAGATAGATACCTCAATGGCAGCCCGCTAGACTCCGGACGCGAAAAGTCCTTCCAGGACAAAATCGGCCAACCGGCGGATACGCCCGTTAATCCGGCGTCCCGTCGGCCGCAGCGCTTCGCCCCCGCCGCCGACCGTGCCGGCGACTACCGGGAAGTGGCGCTGGGCATGACCAGGGAAGTGGCGATCGAGGAGGCTAACCGGTGCCTTAACTGCGGCATCTGTTCCGAATGCCTCCAGTGCGAAAAGGTGTGCAAAAAGCAGGTTATTTGCCATGCAGACGCCGACGAAGCGGTCGACCTTCCGGTGGGCGCTGTTGTGCTCACCCCCGGCTTTGATGTCTATGACGCCGCCCTGAAGGGCGAATACGGCTATGGCGTCTACCCGAATGTTATCAGCAGTCTCGAATTCGAGCGACTGTTGTCGTCGACCGGGCCGACGGTCGGGCATGTCGTGCGCCCGTCGGACCAGGCCGCCCCCCGCAAGGTGGCTTTCATCCAGTGTGTCGGCTCGCGGGAGTGCGCCGACGGGGGAGCCGAATACTGCTCGTCCATTTGCTGCATGTATTCCACCAAGGAAGCGCTTATCGCCCGCGAACATGACGCCGGCATCGAGCCGACCATCTTCTACCTCGATATGCGCTCCTACGGCAAAAATTTCGATAAATACGTCGACGCGGCCCAGCGAGGCGGCGTCCGCTACGTACGGGCGATGATTTCGACCGTCAAGGAAGACCCGGTAACCGGCAACCTGTTTATCAAATATATCAGCGAGACCGGGGAAATCGTCGACGAGGAATTCGACCTCGTCGTCCTGGCCGTCGGCGTTCGCCCGCCGAAACAGGCGGGCGAACTGATGGCTGCCGTCGGTATCGAGGCCAACCCCTACGGTTTTGCCGCCACCGCCCCGTTCAGCCCGACGGAAACGACCCGCGCCGGGATTTATGTCGCCGGTGCCTTCCAGGGGCCGCGGGATATCCCCGAAACGGTAGTGAGCGCCAGCGCTGCCGCCGCCAAGGCGGGCGAACTGCTGACCGACGCTCGCAATACCTTGAAGCGCGAGAAAGTCTATCCGCCGGAGCGGGACGTCACTACGGAGGAGCCGCGGATCGGCGTATTTATCTGCGAATGCGGCATCAACATCGCCTCGGTCGTAAGTGTTCCCGAGGTTGTCGCTTATGCCCAGAAGCTGCCTGGCGTGATTCATTGCCAGGATAATCTCTATACCTGTTCTCAGGATACGCTTAAACGGATGAAAGAAATAATTGAGGAGAAGGGGCTCAATCGCGTGGTGGTGGCCTCCTGCACCATGAGGACCCATCAGCCGCTTTTCCGTGAAATGCTGCGGGAGGCCGGCCTTAACCAGTTCTACTTCGAAATGGCCAATATTCGCGACCAGTGCTCGTGGGTCCACCGCGGCGAACCGGCGAACGCCACCGAAAAGGCCAAAGACCTTGTGCGGATGGCGGTGGCCAAGGTTAGGCACCATGAGGCGCTTAACCTCCATTCCGTCCCGGTTATCAATTCGCTGTTGGTCATCGGCGGCGGCGTCGCCGGGATGACGGCCGCGCTGACCGCGGCCCGCCAGGGCTTCGCCGCCTATATCGTGGAGAAGGAAGCCGAGCTGGGCGGTCATGCCCGCGAAGTGTATCAGGATTTCGATGGCAACGACGTCCAGGCCCGCCTGCGGCAACTTATCGCCGACACAGGGAGCCACCCGCTGGTCAAGGTGTTTACCGCCAGTGAGGCAGTGGGCTTCTCCGGTCATGCCGGACATTTCGTCACAACGATCCGCGCCCGGCAAACAGGGGCGGAAACCAGTATCGACCACGGCGCGGTAATCGTCGCCACCGGCGTCCAGGAACGGCTGCCGACAGGCTATTTGTGCGGCGAAGATTCCAGGGTCGTTACCACTACCGCCTTCGAAAAAATGGTGGCTGCCGGTCAGCCGCTGGCCGCCAGGCAAATTGTCATGATCCAGTGCGCCGGCTCCCGTAATGACGAGCTCAATTACTGCAGCCGCACCTGTTGCGGGCAGGCCCTGAAGAATGCCATCGCCCTCAAAGAGCGGCAGCCCGACACCGACATCTTCATCCTCTACCGGGACATTCGCACCTACGGCTTCATGGAGAAACTGTACAAGGAAGCGCGCGCCAAAGGCATCCGCTTCATCCTTTACACACCCGACCGCAAGCCGGTCGTTACCAGGGACGGCGACGGCCTCTGCTGCGACTTCTATGAACCAAGCCTAAAAACCATTATTGCCGTAAAGCCCGAGCTAGTAGTGCTGGCTCCGGGCACTGTCCCTTCGGATACGGCACGGGGGCTTGGCATGCTACTCAAGGTGCCGGTCAACGAAGACGGCTTCTTTGTCGAAACCCACGCCAAGCTGGGGCCGATCGATTTCCCCACTCAGGGCATCTATCTTTGCGGCGGGGCCCATTCTCCCAAGTCGGTCGACGAAGCTATCTGCCAGGCCCAGGGCGCGGTCGCCCGCGCCGCCACCATCCTTTCCCGGGACAATCTAATGGCCGGCGGGGTGGTCGCCACCGTCGATCAGGACAAATGCGCCGCCTGCCTGACCTGTGTCCGCATCTGCCCTTACAGTGTGCCCCGTATCGACGCCTCCTGGAAGGCTTATATCGAACCTGTCCAGTGCCATGGCTGCGGCAGCTGCGCCGGGGAATGCCCGAACAAAGCGATCCAGCTCCAGCATTACAAAGATCACCAGGTGCTTGACAAAATTCGCGGCCTGTTCAAGGAGGTGTCGGCGTGA
- a CDS encoding CoB--CoM heterodisulfide reductase iron-sulfur subunit B family protein, whose amino-acid sequence MKLTYYPGCSLHSTAAEYDDSTGFVCRTLGVELAELNDWNCCGASCAHATNHFLAAALPMRNLILAEQAGHDVMAPCAACYNTLRATDHAVRWQDGQAMTINADLEEIMGAKYGATIQVRHPLEILSSREMLREISAKVVRPLKGLRLVAYYGCLLTRPKHVVAFDNSEHPTRMDNLLTALGAEVKRWSYKTDCCGGALALSRTDAVATLVAKLVTEAERAGAQAIVSACPLCQVNLDTRQTQVARPMPIFYFTELMGVAFGAAASGQWLQKHIIDPAPVLAALAKGE is encoded by the coding sequence ATGAAATTGACTTATTACCCCGGCTGCTCCCTCCATTCGACCGCCGCCGAGTATGACGACTCCACCGGTTTTGTGTGCAGAACGCTCGGCGTGGAACTGGCCGAGCTAAACGATTGGAACTGCTGCGGGGCCTCGTGCGCCCATGCGACCAATCACTTCCTGGCTGCGGCCCTGCCGATGCGCAACCTCATCCTGGCGGAGCAGGCCGGCCACGATGTCATGGCGCCATGCGCCGCCTGTTACAACACGCTCAGAGCCACCGACCACGCCGTTCGCTGGCAGGACGGCCAGGCCATGACAATTAACGCCGACCTGGAAGAAATCATGGGAGCGAAGTACGGGGCAACCATCCAGGTCCGCCATCCCCTCGAGATCCTGAGCAGCCGGGAAATGCTGCGGGAGATAAGCGCAAAAGTCGTTCGCCCGCTCAAGGGTTTACGGCTGGTAGCCTATTACGGCTGTTTGCTTACCAGGCCGAAACACGTCGTGGCTTTCGACAATTCCGAACACCCCACGAGGATGGATAACCTGCTCACGGCTCTCGGCGCCGAAGTGAAACGCTGGTCGTACAAGACCGACTGCTGCGGCGGCGCTTTGGCGCTTTCGCGGACCGACGCGGTGGCGACCCTGGTTGCCAAGCTGGTCACCGAAGCTGAGAGGGCCGGCGCTCAGGCCATCGTTTCCGCGTGTCCGTTGTGCCAGGTCAACCTCGACACACGCCAGACCCAGGTCGCCCGGCCTATGCCCATATTCTATTTCACCGAACTTATGGGCGTGGCGTTCGGCGCCGCCGCGTCAGGTCAGTGGCTGCAAAAGCATATCATCGATCCCGCTCCGGTGTTGGCGGCGCTGGCGAAAGGGGAGTGA
- a CDS encoding 4Fe-4S dicluster domain-containing protein, translating into MATGANIAPALKFSEEIEARSGQPVSLCYQCKKCAGGCPMSFAMQPYNCDLLKLIKYGEKEAVLGSNTIWLCIGCRTCGARCPNGIDISKVNDVLREMSLASGKKAGDPRTAAFHQSFLATVEQFGRSYEAGTIGLFKLKTASFTQDLALGLRFMARNKLKLLPDRIRRAGEIKRIFRKAREAGK; encoded by the coding sequence ATGGCGACAGGTGCGAACATAGCTCCAGCCCTTAAGTTTTCTGAGGAAATAGAAGCCAGGTCGGGGCAACCGGTCAGTCTGTGTTACCAGTGCAAGAAATGCGCCGGCGGCTGCCCGATGAGCTTTGCCATGCAACCATACAACTGCGACCTGCTGAAGTTGATCAAGTATGGGGAAAAAGAGGCGGTTCTGGGGAGCAACACCATTTGGCTCTGCATTGGCTGCAGGACCTGCGGGGCCAGGTGCCCCAACGGCATCGACATTTCCAAAGTTAACGACGTACTGCGGGAGATGTCGCTGGCGAGCGGGAAAAAGGCCGGCGATCCAAGGACTGCGGCGTTTCATCAGTCCTTCCTGGCCACGGTGGAGCAGTTCGGGCGCTCCTACGAAGCGGGGACTATCGGCCTGTTCAAGCTGAAAACAGCGTCCTTCACCCAGGATCTTGCGCTGGGGCTCAGGTTTATGGCCAGAAACAAGCTGAAACTGTTGCCCGACCGGATCAGGCGGGCAGGGGAAATTAAGCGGATTTTCCGTAAAGCCAGGGAGGCGGGCAAATGA
- a CDS encoding OFA family MFS transporter, protein MGTLLQLALGTVYAWSFFQQPVMAAGNWTNSQAAWAFSLAIFCLGLAAAWGGVNLPRFGPRKLAMSGGLLYGLGYLLAAYALSVKSLPLLYLGYGVVGGIGLGLGYVTPVATAAKWFPDKKGFITGMVVMGFGLGALVMAKVLAPAFLAVSGGNLVFVFSYIGVLMLVVTLPAGYFLVNPPAAYAPRGYAIAAVSAGEQGFQADITAKECVFSGKFALMWTVFFLNIIAGIMFISFQSPLLQDLLKESVEPALLKDPKVLANLAASGATLIAVSSVFNGLGRFFWGGLSDKIGRVQTFRLILGSQVAAFLALLFVKTPLLFSVLVCYVLLCYGGGFGSMPSFVLDVFGPKQMPVVYGSILTAWGLAGIVGPQIVAFLKDNYAGQAAPYSFISASLLLLVGLFITFILSNKRFVPKLPLKEIAIGE, encoded by the coding sequence ATGGGAACGTTGCTGCAGCTGGCCCTGGGGACGGTTTACGCCTGGAGTTTTTTCCAGCAGCCGGTGATGGCCGCGGGAAACTGGACTAATTCGCAGGCCGCATGGGCCTTCAGCCTGGCGATTTTCTGCCTGGGTCTGGCGGCTGCCTGGGGGGGCGTTAATCTGCCGAGATTCGGGCCGCGAAAGCTGGCAATGTCCGGCGGCCTTCTGTACGGACTAGGTTATCTGCTGGCCGCCTATGCGCTTAGCGTGAAAAGCCTTCCGCTGCTGTACTTAGGCTACGGCGTCGTCGGCGGGATTGGCCTGGGCCTTGGCTATGTGACGCCGGTAGCTACCGCCGCCAAGTGGTTTCCCGACAAGAAAGGTTTCATCACCGGGATGGTGGTAATGGGCTTCGGCTTAGGGGCTCTCGTTATGGCCAAAGTTTTGGCGCCGGCTTTCCTGGCCGTTAGTGGCGGAAATCTTGTCTTCGTGTTTTCGTATATCGGCGTGCTCATGCTTGTTGTTACCTTGCCGGCAGGCTACTTTCTGGTTAACCCGCCCGCAGCCTACGCGCCGCGAGGATACGCCATCGCGGCGGTGTCGGCCGGCGAGCAGGGCTTTCAGGCCGACATTACCGCCAAAGAGTGCGTATTCTCCGGCAAATTTGCCCTGATGTGGACGGTATTCTTCCTCAATATAATTGCCGGCATCATGTTCATCAGCTTCCAGTCGCCCCTGCTCCAGGATCTCTTGAAAGAATCAGTCGAGCCGGCGTTACTGAAAGATCCCAAGGTATTGGCCAATCTTGCCGCTTCCGGGGCGACGCTGATTGCCGTGAGTTCGGTATTTAACGGGCTGGGCCGATTTTTCTGGGGTGGGCTGTCTGATAAAATCGGGCGTGTGCAGACCTTTCGCCTCATCCTCGGCAGCCAGGTTGCCGCTTTCCTGGCATTGTTATTCGTCAAGACCCCGCTGCTTTTCAGCGTACTGGTATGCTATGTGCTGCTGTGCTACGGCGGCGGGTTCGGCTCAATGCCTTCCTTCGTGCTCGACGTTTTCGGCCCCAAGCAAATGCCGGTCGTATACGGCAGCATCCTCACCGCGTGGGGTCTGGCCGGGATCGTCGGCCCCCAGATCGTGGCGTTCCTGAAAGATAATTATGCCGGCCAGGCAGCCCCGTATTCTTTCATATCCGCTTCGCTTCTACTGCTGGTCGGCCTGTTTATTACCTTTATCCTGAGTAACAAGAGATTTGTGCCCAAGCTGCCGCTAAAGGAAATAGCAATCGGCGAATAA